The Nitrosospira lacus genome window below encodes:
- the pepP gene encoding Xaa-Pro aminopeptidase: MIPIKSFRERRRHLASQMQKGVAIVPTAPEQVRNRDAHYPYRFDSYFYYLTGFREPEAVLVMVAEADEKASRHILFCRDKDLEREIWDGFRYGPEAARNAFDFDEAYPIFRLDDMLPGLLANQPTVYCSLGHDTAWDTRITGWINQVRQQTRSGVTAPARIHDIRPLLDEMRLFKSAEELQVMRRAAEISSGAHRRAMRETRPGMNEYEVEAALLHEFRRHGAQAPAYTSIVAGGANACVLHYVGNNARLNAGDLLLIDAACEVDGYAADITRTFPVNGKFTPAQRDLYQLVLSAQAAAISAVKPGSPWDAPHEAALRVLVQGFIDFGLCHGSVDSVIQSEDYKRFYMHRTGHWLGLDVHDAGEYKRNGEWRPLQLGMTLTVEPGCYVRPADNVPRHFWDTGVRIEDDVAVTETGCEVLTSAAPKAVVEIEELMQDRKDW, encoded by the coding sequence ATGATCCCCATTAAATCATTCCGCGAGCGGCGCCGGCATTTGGCATCCCAGATGCAAAAAGGCGTTGCCATTGTTCCCACCGCGCCGGAACAGGTGCGGAATCGCGATGCGCATTATCCCTATCGCTTCGACAGCTATTTTTATTACCTGACCGGTTTTCGCGAACCGGAAGCGGTGCTGGTGATGGTGGCGGAAGCGGACGAGAAAGCATCCAGGCATATCCTGTTCTGCCGCGACAAGGATCTGGAGCGGGAAATCTGGGATGGCTTCCGTTATGGTCCCGAGGCAGCGCGGAATGCATTCGATTTCGATGAGGCATATCCCATCTTCAGGCTGGACGACATGCTGCCGGGATTGCTGGCAAATCAGCCCACCGTGTATTGCTCGTTGGGACACGATACGGCATGGGATACGCGTATCACCGGCTGGATCAACCAGGTACGCCAACAGACCCGCAGCGGAGTCACCGCGCCCGCCAGAATTCATGACATCCGTCCCCTGCTGGATGAAATGCGTCTGTTCAAGAGCGCGGAAGAACTTCAGGTCATGCGCCGCGCAGCCGAGATTTCCAGTGGCGCCCATCGCCGGGCAATGCGGGAAACCCGGCCCGGTATGAACGAATATGAAGTGGAGGCCGCGCTGCTGCACGAGTTCCGCCGTCATGGCGCGCAAGCGCCCGCCTACACGTCTATCGTCGCAGGCGGCGCGAATGCCTGTGTTTTGCACTATGTCGGGAACAATGCCCGCCTGAATGCCGGCGATCTGTTGTTGATCGACGCGGCCTGCGAAGTGGACGGCTATGCGGCTGACATTACGCGCACGTTCCCGGTGAATGGAAAATTCACGCCAGCGCAAAGAGACCTGTATCAATTGGTGCTATCGGCACAGGCGGCGGCGATAAGCGCGGTAAAGCCGGGCAGCCCATGGGATGCGCCGCATGAAGCGGCACTGCGGGTGCTGGTTCAGGGGTTCATCGATTTTGGTCTGTGCCACGGGAGTGTGGATTCGGTCATACAGTCGGAAGACTATAAGCGTTTTTACATGCACCGTACCGGTCACTGGCTGGGACTGGATGTGCACGACGCCGGCGAATACAAGCGCAATGGGGAATGGCGCCCACTCCAACTGGGAATGACCCTGACAGTGGAACCGGGTTGCTACGTCCGTCCCGCGGATAACGTGCCCCGCCATTTCTGGGATACGGGTGTGCGTATCGAGGATGATGTGGCGGTAACGGAAACCGGATGCGAAGTATTGACGTCGGCTGCTCCCAAGGCGGTGGTGGAGATTGAAGAATTGATGCAGGATCGGAAAGATTGGTAG
- the murU gene encoding N-acetylmuramate alpha-1-phosphate uridylyltransferase MurU translates to MILAAGRGERMRPLTDTLPKPLLRAGGKSLIEYHLESLARAGFVEVVINHAHLGQMIEAALGNGERYGVRIRYSHESAALETAGGIAQAMPLLQAGWENEYGEQPFVTVNADIYCEIDFSILLPALRHMQTHPDEDLAHLVMVDNPAQHAGGDFVLDSGRIVPSGKDNLTFSGIGAYQPGLFKDVVPGTVAKLAPLLRQAIAAGKIGGQHYRGIWVDVGTPERLRQLDARLNEG, encoded by the coding sequence ATGATTCTGGCCGCGGGGCGCGGCGAGCGCATGCGCCCGCTGACTGACACGCTGCCCAAGCCACTGCTGCGCGCAGGGGGCAAATCGCTGATTGAGTATCATCTTGAGAGCCTCGCGCGCGCGGGTTTTGTCGAAGTCGTCATCAATCATGCGCATCTGGGGCAGATGATCGAGGCGGCGCTGGGCAATGGAGAACGTTATGGTGTCCGCATCCGTTATTCGCATGAGTCGGCAGCGCTGGAAACGGCCGGCGGTATCGCCCAGGCAATGCCCCTTCTGCAAGCCGGGTGGGAAAATGAATACGGGGAACAGCCATTCGTGACGGTGAATGCCGATATTTATTGCGAAATCGATTTTTCGATACTATTGCCGGCCCTGCGGCATATGCAAACCCATCCCGATGAGGATCTGGCGCATCTGGTGATGGTGGATAACCCGGCCCAGCATGCCGGCGGTGATTTCGTCCTCGATTCCGGCAGAATAGTCCCTTCAGGGAAGGATAATCTTACTTTCAGCGGGATCGGTGCGTATCAACCCGGATTGTTCAAGGATGTGGTGCCTGGCACCGTGGCAAAGCTCGCGCCCCTGCTGCGCCAGGCAATTGCGGCTGGAAAAATTGGCGGTCAGCATTATCGAGGGATATGGGTGGACGTGGGCACGCCGGAACGCCTGCGCCAGCTTGATGCTCGGCTGAACGAGGGATGA
- a CDS encoding aminoglycoside phosphotransferase family protein: protein MERLQLLENWIKTHFPDKSFTLSPASADASFRRYFRATFNDRTLIVMDAPPQQEDCAPFVHVAGLFAAAGAHVPTILAQDPTQGFLLLSDLESTTYLQALNGDPDKADCLYRDALAALLKIQLASRPGVLPEYDEALLMRELNLFPDWYVAKHLQASLGASRKAELDAVFKRIVRNNLAQPKVFVHRDYHSRNLMVTTPNPGIVDFQDAVYGPITYDLVSLFKDAYIRWDEERILDWIIRYWEEARTAGLPVAADFADFYRDFEWMGVQRHIKVLGIFARLYHRDGKAGYLRDMPLVMEYLRKACERYRELNPLLTLLDGLENKPPEAKVGYTF from the coding sequence ATGGAACGCTTGCAACTTCTGGAAAACTGGATCAAGACACACTTCCCCGATAAAAGCTTCACGCTATCGCCGGCTTCCGCCGATGCGAGTTTCCGCCGTTATTTCCGCGCAACGTTCAATGACCGGACATTGATCGTGATGGATGCGCCGCCGCAGCAGGAGGATTGTGCACCGTTTGTGCATGTGGCTGGACTATTCGCCGCCGCCGGTGCGCATGTGCCAACCATATTGGCGCAGGATCCGACACAGGGTTTCCTGCTGCTCTCTGATCTTGAAAGTACCACCTACCTCCAGGCGCTGAATGGCGATCCCGATAAAGCCGATTGCTTATATCGCGATGCGCTGGCGGCCCTCCTTAAAATCCAGCTGGCGAGCCGCCCCGGCGTGCTGCCGGAATATGATGAAGCGCTATTGATGAGAGAGCTGAATTTGTTCCCGGACTGGTATGTGGCGAAGCATTTGCAGGCGTCCCTTGGGGCAAGCCGGAAAGCGGAGCTTGATGCGGTTTTCAAACGGATTGTACGGAACAATCTTGCGCAACCCAAGGTATTCGTGCACCGCGACTACCATTCGCGCAATCTGATGGTGACGACCCCCAATCCCGGTATTGTCGATTTTCAGGACGCGGTTTATGGCCCCATCACCTACGACCTGGTGTCGCTGTTCAAGGACGCCTATATCCGCTGGGACGAAGAACGTATCCTGGACTGGATAATCCGCTACTGGGAAGAAGCGCGAACAGCAGGATTGCCGGTGGCTGCCGATTTCGCTGATTTTTACCGCGATTTCGAATGGATGGGCGTACAGCGTCATATCAAGGTGCTGGGAATTTTCGCGCGCCTGTATCATCGCGACGGCAAAGCGGGTTATCTCAGGGACATGCCATTGGTGATGGAGTACTTGCGCAAGGCCTGCGAGCGCTACCGCGAGCTCAATCCTCTGCTGACGCTGCTGGATGGGCTGGAAAACAAGCCGCCAGAGGCAAAAGTCGGCTACACATTCTGA
- a CDS encoding accessory factor UbiK family protein — MHASLLIQPGDGAAIMEEIMLNQKVLDEIVTKVNELLAQSPVKDVEKNLRVMLSGMFTRLDLVTREEFEVQQEVVKRTREKLTALEARIAELENPTKSDSLDTPAETVDDLSETE, encoded by the coding sequence ATGCATGCATCACTCCTCATCCAGCCGGGTGATGGGGCGGCAATCATGGAGGAAATCATGCTCAATCAAAAAGTATTGGACGAAATCGTAACCAAAGTCAACGAACTGCTTGCGCAGAGTCCGGTGAAGGATGTGGAAAAAAATCTGAGGGTTATGCTGTCGGGGATGTTCACCCGACTGGATCTGGTAACGCGTGAAGAATTCGAGGTACAACAGGAAGTCGTGAAACGTACGCGCGAAAAATTGACCGCGCTGGAAGCGAGGATCGCTGAACTGGAAAATCCCACGAAATCAGATAGCCTGGACACTCCGGCGGAGACGGTGGATGACCTCTCGGAAACGGAATGA
- a CDS encoding YifB family Mg chelatase-like AAA ATPase, with translation MPLAILYSRAISGMESPLVTVEAHIANGLPSFTIVGLPEAEVKESKDRVRAALQNAQFEFPARRITINLAPADLPKESGRFDLPIALGILAATGQIPSNKLDQYEWAGELALTGELRAIRGALAMTYGASRSGRSFVLPQQNAAEAALVAEATVYPATSLLQICAHLAGREPMQRYTADDGASTEGNPESGGPQYPGMEEVKGQAYAKRALEIAAAGNHSMLMVGPPGTGKSMLAARFPGILPSMTEDEALESAAMQSLSSGGFNVAHWKRRPYRSPHHTASGVALVGGGSNPRPGEISLAMNGVLFLDELPEFDRKVLEVLREPLESGRITISRAARQADFPARFQLIAAMNPCPCGYLGHYSGKCRCTPDQVARYRGKISGPLLDRIDIQIEVPAAPQEDLMRQVQSESSSSIRQRVESAYQRQLTRQDKANARLTVKEIDKYCVPDTLGEDLLKQAISRLNFSARAYHRVLKVARTIADLAASDGITSTHIAEAVQYRRLDRS, from the coding sequence ATGCCGCTTGCTATTCTTTATAGCCGCGCTATCTCGGGCATGGAGTCTCCGCTGGTGACGGTGGAAGCTCACATCGCCAATGGCTTGCCCAGTTTCACCATCGTTGGATTACCGGAAGCGGAAGTCAAGGAAAGCAAGGACAGGGTGCGGGCAGCGCTGCAAAACGCGCAATTCGAATTTCCCGCCCGGCGCATTACGATCAACCTCGCCCCCGCCGATCTGCCCAAGGAAAGCGGGCGCTTCGATCTACCCATTGCGCTCGGCATACTCGCGGCGACGGGTCAAATTCCTTCGAATAAACTTGATCAGTACGAATGGGCGGGCGAACTCGCCCTCACCGGAGAATTGCGCGCCATACGCGGCGCATTGGCGATGACTTACGGAGCATCGCGTTCGGGCCGCAGTTTCGTGCTGCCGCAACAAAACGCCGCGGAGGCTGCGCTGGTTGCAGAAGCGACCGTCTATCCCGCCACATCGTTATTGCAGATATGCGCACACCTCGCCGGGCGCGAGCCGATGCAACGTTATACGGCGGATGACGGGGCAAGCACCGAAGGCAACCCGGAAAGCGGCGGGCCTCAATACCCGGGAATGGAGGAAGTCAAAGGTCAGGCGTATGCGAAGCGCGCGCTGGAAATTGCAGCGGCGGGAAACCATAGCATGCTGATGGTGGGTCCGCCCGGCACGGGAAAATCCATGCTGGCAGCACGTTTTCCAGGCATCCTGCCATCCATGACCGAAGATGAGGCGCTTGAATCCGCCGCGATGCAATCCCTCAGCAGTGGCGGCTTTAACGTTGCCCACTGGAAACGCCGCCCTTATCGATCCCCGCACCATACCGCCTCGGGCGTCGCCCTGGTGGGCGGTGGCAGCAATCCCCGGCCCGGCGAAATCTCGCTGGCAATGAATGGCGTATTGTTTCTCGACGAGCTGCCGGAATTTGACCGCAAGGTGCTGGAAGTCTTGCGTGAACCGCTGGAATCTGGACGTATCACCATATCACGCGCGGCGCGCCAGGCGGACTTTCCCGCCCGGTTCCAGTTGATCGCGGCGATGAACCCCTGTCCCTGTGGCTACCTCGGGCACTACAGCGGCAAATGCCGCTGTACTCCCGACCAGGTGGCGCGCTATCGCGGCAAAATTTCCGGCCCCCTGCTCGATCGCATCGACATACAGATCGAGGTGCCCGCCGCGCCACAGGAAGACCTGATGCGCCAAGTCCAGAGTGAATCAAGCAGTTCCATCAGGCAGCGGGTCGAGTCAGCCTATCAGCGGCAATTGACGCGCCAGGACAAGGCCAATGCACGGCTGACGGTAAAGGAGATTGACAAGTACTGTGTGCCGGATACTTTGGGGGAGGATCTGCTCAAACAAGCCATCAGCCGCCTGAATTTTTCGGCGCGGGCTTATCATCGTGTTCTAAAAGTGGCGCGCACCATCGCCGATCTGGCGGCAAGCGACGGCATAACCAGTACGCATATCGCGGAAGCGGTGCAGTACCGGAGGCTGGACAGAAGTTAG
- a CDS encoding radical SAM/SPASM domain-containing protein produces the protein MKYFSRPYRESAESTYLAEAHGKRYEPFGTISLSDQTVLGTGGVILEDIAGETLAIHPENAAWAFLSAGESKWFRQLEGKPFGWLRHNLLQYGPDNALDFAAQLYRRGLLTLNGHAAVDRRMFADGPNYDEGNLIELLITEKCNLACPYCLAGANSSMPAMDRDIARKTVDLAFAMRESDTLAFEFAGGEPFLKYELMKETVAYIRNHPLRGNRKLFLSTQTNATLLNEERVRWLKEEDIRVGISLDGGAQQQNLSRPQVNGKESFSKIAKGIDLLHRFEVPFGGLVVLNRSNADDPAALAATMLNLGIHGFRLNPVAYLGDARKNWNKVGLSQDQIIDFVKDLMNHVVAQKLPLLEDNVRSMCDFLTSKQRRTRCMRTHCGAGDTFQAVAANGDIYPCGRATQSPGLKLGNIFDAGLESLSQPSRHNAVMQQIRERRPADLEGCSTCSYRQLCQSGCSAQAWERYGTVRHRTPECSFYKTLYPYLMHWLSFDEIAFDHLNTCNYFNNEGERFSRDFASIKYQAVAV, from the coding sequence ATGAAATATTTCAGCAGGCCCTACAGGGAAAGCGCCGAAAGTACGTATTTGGCGGAGGCTCACGGCAAGCGCTACGAACCTTTCGGCACAATCAGCTTAAGCGATCAAACGGTGCTGGGCACGGGAGGTGTCATCCTGGAGGATATCGCGGGCGAGACGCTTGCCATTCACCCTGAGAATGCGGCGTGGGCATTTCTCAGTGCCGGCGAGTCAAAATGGTTTCGGCAACTGGAGGGAAAGCCATTTGGCTGGTTACGCCATAATCTATTGCAATACGGTCCGGACAATGCCCTGGACTTTGCCGCCCAACTCTATCGGCGCGGTCTGCTGACGCTGAATGGACACGCTGCCGTGGACCGGCGGATGTTCGCGGACGGCCCCAATTACGACGAGGGAAACCTGATTGAGTTGCTCATCACCGAGAAATGCAATCTTGCCTGTCCCTATTGCCTGGCGGGAGCAAACTCATCCATGCCGGCCATGGATCGGGATATTGCCCGAAAAACTGTGGATCTTGCATTTGCCATGCGCGAGAGCGACACACTGGCTTTCGAGTTTGCCGGCGGTGAGCCATTCCTCAAATATGAACTCATGAAGGAAACCGTGGCATACATTCGTAATCATCCATTACGAGGCAACCGGAAGCTATTTCTTAGCACGCAAACCAATGCCACCTTACTGAATGAGGAACGGGTCCGCTGGTTGAAGGAAGAGGATATCCGGGTAGGAATTTCCCTTGATGGAGGCGCACAACAGCAGAATTTGAGCCGCCCCCAGGTCAACGGCAAGGAGTCATTCAGCAAGATTGCCAAGGGAATCGACCTGCTGCACCGGTTCGAGGTGCCCTTCGGCGGCCTGGTGGTGCTGAACCGGTCCAATGCGGATGACCCGGCGGCCCTGGCGGCCACCATGCTTAATCTTGGTATCCATGGCTTCCGGCTGAATCCCGTGGCCTACCTGGGCGATGCGCGCAAGAACTGGAATAAGGTTGGCTTGAGCCAGGATCAGATTATTGATTTTGTCAAAGACCTGATGAATCACGTAGTGGCGCAAAAATTGCCATTGCTGGAAGACAACGTCCGTAGCATGTGCGACTTTCTCACCAGCAAACAGCGCAGAACGCGCTGCATGCGAACCCACTGCGGGGCGGGGGATACTTTCCAGGCCGTTGCCGCCAATGGCGATATTTATCCCTGCGGCCGCGCCACGCAATCACCCGGACTCAAGCTGGGAAACATTTTCGATGCCGGCCTGGAGAGCCTGTCACAGCCGTCCCGGCATAATGCCGTCATGCAGCAAATTCGCGAGCGCCGCCCGGCTGATCTTGAAGGGTGCAGCACCTGCTCCTATCGGCAGCTATGCCAGTCCGGGTGTTCCGCGCAGGCCTGGGAGCGTTACGGCACAGTCCGGCACCGCACTCCCGAATGCTCCTTTTACAAAACGCTTTACCCCTATTTGATGCACTGGCTGTCCTTCGACGAAATCGCGTTCGATCACCTGAACACCTGTAATTATTTCAATAACGAGGGTGAACGCTTTTCGCGCGACTTTGCATCCATAAAATACCAGGCGGTAGCGGTGTGA
- a CDS encoding aKG-HExxH-type peptide beta-hydroxylase — protein sequence MKLDDAGLKEVLREEGLPKHVLTDCAGLCYPAEPGRTVDILFGLSALARSARLRSQIYAAMDTMDKKEHPLAQGLVTILESLPADSRARLFSTPLAEIDTAPKAEPDNPGNPGAIQILSGVRHFIHHPDVRNITFILPPCLFSAGPLYLPHVHAMLSNDVPDVTLAVAENEGKTHFVWSDGLSLTLVNNGSGLPAGFSHPRLAALPWVGGFPVLNRVAEVGPLLSSFGPATDEEIDLGTGRIEAALGLLSQIWPLAFHGLYRHVKALCILKQRGHSRSHSPPELPGTIFMSADDIERIGDLLCHESSHIRMNVFRLYDAIARARNPEAEAIGFVSPWRPDLRPLRGLVDGVHAFLNVCHYHRRLEMRFPDAWASCAIYERQKRNVMQAGITLREHAVPTPIGAMLLEEFAREEALL from the coding sequence GTGAAGCTCGATGACGCCGGTCTAAAGGAAGTACTGCGGGAAGAAGGGCTGCCGAAGCATGTGCTAACGGACTGTGCGGGCCTGTGTTACCCGGCTGAACCCGGCAGAACCGTTGACATATTGTTCGGGTTGTCCGCGCTGGCCCGTTCAGCACGCTTGCGGAGCCAGATCTATGCGGCGATGGACACAATGGACAAAAAAGAGCACCCGCTCGCGCAGGGTCTTGTCACCATTCTTGAAAGCCTGCCTGCCGATAGCCGCGCCCGGCTATTTTCCACCCCCCTGGCAGAAATAGACACCGCCCCGAAGGCGGAACCGGACAACCCCGGCAATCCCGGCGCAATACAGATATTGTCCGGGGTGCGGCATTTTATTCACCATCCCGACGTACGCAATATCACTTTTATTTTGCCCCCCTGCCTTTTCTCGGCAGGGCCGCTGTACCTGCCGCACGTCCATGCCATGCTGTCCAATGATGTGCCAGACGTTACGCTGGCTGTGGCGGAAAATGAAGGCAAGACTCATTTCGTCTGGAGCGATGGATTGAGCCTGACGCTTGTCAATAACGGAAGCGGATTGCCGGCGGGCTTCAGTCATCCCCGCCTCGCGGCCCTGCCTTGGGTTGGGGGATTTCCCGTGCTCAACAGGGTTGCTGAAGTTGGCCCCCTGCTATCCTCTTTCGGGCCTGCGACAGATGAAGAGATTGACCTGGGAACCGGGCGTATCGAAGCAGCGCTGGGACTTCTCAGCCAGATCTGGCCGCTCGCCTTCCATGGCCTCTATCGCCACGTCAAGGCGCTGTGTATTCTAAAACAACGCGGGCACTCGCGCAGTCATAGCCCGCCGGAGCTGCCGGGAACCATATTTATGAGCGCCGATGACATCGAACGCATTGGCGATTTGCTGTGCCATGAATCGAGCCATATCAGAATGAATGTTTTCCGGCTCTACGATGCGATTGCCCGCGCGCGCAATCCAGAGGCGGAAGCCATCGGTTTCGTCTCCCCCTGGCGGCCGGATTTGCGTCCATTGCGAGGGCTCGTGGATGGTGTGCATGCTTTTCTCAATGTTTGCCACTATCATCGCCGGCTGGAAATGCGATTTCCCGATGCGTGGGCCTCCTGCGCGATTTATGAGCGGCAAAAACGGAACGTGATGCAGGCCGGTATCACACTGCGCGAACATGCTGTGCCGACGCCGATCGGCGCCATGCTGCTGGAAGAATTTGCCCGGGAGGAGGCCCTGCTATGA
- a CDS encoding tetratricopeptide repeat protein, with amino-acid sequence MQWNDWPPDDPALLPGYEAWRGGKLGDAELFFRERAGKQPDCADVWRGLGNVAWSRQDFATALAHFSAALRLAPWNPMHWGNMGLVRRDLGEPQAAISAFRVALGLDPEYAPALNEWANVLFDVGRYAEALPLYDASLAIDNNRAVVHHNKGVCLRYLGRLPEAVRYFRAALMLDPGYRYSLEELQHLQHLGREIDVK; translated from the coding sequence ATGCAGTGGAATGATTGGCCCCCTGATGATCCGGCGCTTTTGCCAGGCTATGAGGCATGGCGGGGCGGAAAGCTCGGAGATGCCGAGCTGTTCTTTCGGGAAAGGGCCGGGAAGCAACCGGATTGCGCCGATGTCTGGCGTGGATTAGGCAATGTAGCCTGGTCCCGCCAGGATTTCGCAACCGCCCTTGCTCATTTCAGTGCGGCATTACGCCTCGCGCCCTGGAATCCGATGCACTGGGGTAACATGGGCCTGGTTCGCCGCGACCTTGGCGAACCGCAAGCCGCGATCTCGGCCTTCCGCGTGGCGCTCGGCCTCGATCCGGAATATGCGCCGGCGCTCAATGAATGGGCAAATGTCTTGTTCGATGTAGGCCGCTATGCGGAAGCGTTGCCGCTGTATGATGCCTCGCTGGCGATCGACAATAATCGAGCGGTGGTGCATCACAACAAGGGAGTCTGCCTGCGCTATCTGGGAAGGCTGCCGGAAGCGGTGCGCTATTTTCGCGCCGCGTTGATGCTGGATCCCGGTTACCGCTATTCGCTGGAAGAGCTGCAACATCTGCAACATCTGGGGAGAGAGATAGATGTCAAATGA
- a CDS encoding flavin monoamine oxidase family protein produces MSNDKTGKQIAEPYDVVIVGGGIAGLYCCHELIKQRELLKINSILLLEASNRFGGRIETWSLLRTDEKNGEAIGFDDTWDPCNWDFTSGKPDPLEPHGGKQSPYRGPTERHSMEKDGKAAEKLSRIEYFRAEFGPMRIEPRDQPLLHALLDELGIKEQAPGEEESLDDLVPFSSYASEDPMEPRFTLREEEAKQKTPFDLMILALRRIFELVDLDNAETPWKTSAANEQWRNLTEEAFFYRHYWKGELLEWIQNITDEDLEVIRKTASFRGQPLWNLGFWNVLSDVLSHYAVVKIRDWGSYYHFVHENLNAAEWIIFWLRAIRSTGSLRGIRGGMSRIIWKLLERLYEEGKNNPSLCIQKGRKVLGLQSDGDEVNLIIENEKDVIKARRVILALPKRPLEKISWNGGPPHGMLKAALNAVTCLPLLKCFFVIEKPWWEDNRPLNRSAADIPTRELLYVKSSDGTKGLIMVYTDRPAITFWSDYLRTIECNHDQPGQAPPEDPQLESQEIAKTWFLKLEKELLHPDTQDTSRSIYLSDENPIIVKEPGYPRLWQRFVQFARDYEHHDFTQDRLLACGMRDWGKSPFGAAAHGWLPGVMSWRHIEFLEAFSLNQNPSERKNIHICGEAFSDYQGFIEGSLRSTRRVLRSIEKQAKSTTSPPDLKNRSENAAG; encoded by the coding sequence ATGTCAAATGACAAGACCGGCAAGCAGATCGCCGAACCCTATGACGTTGTGATTGTTGGTGGTGGTATTGCGGGCCTGTATTGCTGCCATGAACTGATCAAGCAGCGTGAATTGCTCAAAATCAACAGTATTCTCCTTCTCGAAGCTTCGAACCGGTTTGGAGGCCGCATAGAAACATGGTCCTTGCTGAGAACTGATGAGAAGAATGGAGAAGCCATCGGCTTCGATGATACATGGGATCCCTGTAACTGGGATTTTACCAGCGGAAAACCTGATCCTCTTGAGCCGCATGGCGGCAAGCAATCTCCCTATCGAGGTCCCACAGAAAGACACTCGATGGAAAAGGATGGCAAGGCTGCCGAGAAATTATCCAGGATTGAATATTTTCGTGCTGAATTCGGGCCCATGAGAATAGAGCCGCGTGACCAGCCTTTATTGCACGCATTGCTCGACGAACTGGGAATAAAGGAACAGGCGCCCGGCGAAGAAGAAAGCCTGGACGATTTAGTACCCTTTTCGTCCTATGCGTCCGAAGATCCCATGGAGCCCCGATTTACCCTTCGCGAAGAAGAGGCCAAGCAAAAAACCCCCTTTGACCTGATGATACTGGCCCTCAGGCGTATTTTTGAACTTGTTGATCTCGATAATGCAGAAACGCCGTGGAAGACCAGCGCCGCCAATGAACAGTGGAGAAATTTAACGGAAGAAGCCTTCTTTTATCGCCATTACTGGAAAGGGGAGTTGCTCGAATGGATCCAGAATATTACTGACGAAGATCTGGAAGTCATCAGAAAAACCGCGAGTTTCAGAGGCCAGCCGCTGTGGAATCTGGGTTTCTGGAATGTCCTCAGCGATGTGTTAAGCCATTACGCCGTGGTCAAGATAAGGGACTGGGGGAGTTATTACCACTTTGTACATGAAAACTTGAATGCCGCGGAATGGATTATTTTCTGGCTTAGAGCGATTCGAAGCACCGGATCGCTGCGCGGCATTCGCGGGGGAATGAGCCGGATTATCTGGAAGCTCCTGGAAAGGCTTTATGAAGAAGGAAAAAATAATCCTTCGTTGTGTATTCAGAAAGGCAGAAAAGTATTGGGCCTTCAGTCGGATGGTGATGAAGTGAATCTCATCATCGAAAACGAGAAAGATGTGATCAAGGCGCGGAGAGTGATTCTTGCCTTGCCCAAGCGTCCGCTTGAAAAAATATCATGGAATGGAGGCCCGCCCCACGGAATGCTCAAGGCGGCGCTGAACGCCGTCACCTGCCTCCCCCTGTTAAAGTGCTTCTTCGTGATTGAAAAACCCTGGTGGGAAGACAACAGGCCTCTTAATCGCAGTGCCGCGGATATTCCCACACGAGAATTGCTCTACGTGAAAAGCAGCGATGGGACCAAAGGGCTTATCATGGTCTACACAGACCGTCCGGCAATTACGTTCTGGTCCGATTACTTGAGAACAATCGAATGCAATCATGATCAACCCGGTCAAGCGCCGCCGGAGGACCCTCAACTTGAGAGCCAGGAAATCGCCAAGACCTGGTTCTTGAAGCTGGAAAAAGAACTCTTGCATCCAGATACGCAAGATACGTCTCGATCAATCTATCTTAGTGACGAAAACCCGATCATTGTAAAAGAGCCGGGCTATCCTCGGTTGTGGCAACGTTTCGTGCAGTTTGCGAGAGACTATGAGCACCATGATTTTACCCAGGATCGCCTCCTTGCCTGCGGAATGCGCGACTGGGGCAAGAGCCCCTTTGGCGCCGCGGCTCATGGATGGCTGCCAGGGGTGATGTCCTGGAGACATATTGAGTTCCTTGAGGCATTCTCCTTGAATCAGAATCCCTCGGAAAGAAAGAATATCCATATTTGCGGGGAAGCGTTTTCTGACTACCAGGGTTTCATCGAAGGTTCGCTTCGATCCACAAGACGTGTTCTACGCAGCATTGAAAAGCAGGCAAAATCCACTACCAGCCCGCCGGATTTGAAGAATCGAAGCGAAAATGCGGCTGGGTGA